In a single window of the Aminomonas paucivorans DSM 12260 genome:
- the icd gene encoding isocitrate dehydrogenase (NADP(+)): MSRFEGLQLKDIAAPERGERIEYRNGKQIVPDEPVIPYVEGDGIGLDITPAMKTVLDAAVARAYGGKKRLAWWEIFAGEKAMNKFGTAIPDDSFNALRYFRIGIKGPLTTPVGGGFRSLNVAFRQVLDLYACVRPVRWFEGVPAPLKRPQDVDMIIFRENTEDLYAGIEWEQGTPECAKVIEFLRGMGAKVRDDSGIGIKPISVTGSKRLVRMAIQYAVDHKKKSVTLVHKGNIMKFTEGAFLKWGYEVAKEEFGSVCITEKELFDIYNGVQPEGKIVVKDRIADAMFQQILLRPAEYDVLATANLNGDYISDALAASVGGLGLAPGANMNDEVAFFEATHGTAPKYAGQDKVNPGSLILSGVLMLEHLGWQEAADLVVKGMEGAIRDGIVTYDLARQREGATEVSCSKFAQAICERM; encoded by the coding sequence ATGTCGCGTTTTGAAGGGCTTCAGCTGAAGGACATCGCCGCGCCGGAGCGGGGCGAGCGGATCGAGTACAGGAACGGCAAGCAGATCGTCCCCGACGAGCCCGTCATCCCCTACGTGGAGGGTGACGGCATCGGGCTGGACATCACCCCCGCCATGAAGACCGTGCTGGACGCGGCGGTGGCCAGGGCCTACGGCGGCAAGAAGCGCCTGGCCTGGTGGGAGATCTTCGCGGGGGAGAAGGCCATGAACAAGTTCGGCACCGCCATCCCCGACGATTCCTTCAACGCTCTGCGGTACTTCCGCATCGGCATCAAGGGCCCCCTGACCACCCCCGTGGGCGGCGGTTTCCGCAGCCTCAACGTGGCCTTCCGGCAGGTGCTGGACCTGTACGCCTGCGTGCGCCCCGTGCGGTGGTTCGAGGGCGTTCCCGCCCCCCTGAAGCGTCCCCAGGACGTGGACATGATCATCTTCCGGGAGAACACGGAGGATCTCTACGCGGGCATCGAGTGGGAGCAGGGCACCCCGGAGTGCGCCAAGGTCATCGAGTTCCTTAGGGGCATGGGCGCCAAGGTCCGGGACGACTCGGGCATCGGCATCAAGCCCATCTCCGTCACCGGCAGCAAGCGGCTGGTGCGCATGGCCATCCAGTACGCCGTGGACCACAAGAAGAAGTCCGTCACCCTGGTGCACAAGGGCAACATCATGAAGTTCACCGAAGGGGCCTTCCTCAAGTGGGGCTACGAGGTGGCCAAGGAGGAGTTCGGCTCGGTGTGCATCACCGAAAAGGAACTCTTCGACATCTACAACGGCGTGCAGCCCGAGGGCAAGATCGTGGTGAAGGACCGCATCGCCGACGCCATGTTCCAGCAGATCCTCCTGCGGCCCGCGGAGTACGACGTGCTGGCCACGGCGAACCTCAACGGAGACTACATCTCCGACGCCCTGGCGGCCTCCGTGGGCGGCCTGGGCCTGGCGCCGGGAGCCAACATGAACGACGAGGTGGCCTTCTTCGAGGCCACCCACGGCACCGCCCCCAAGTACGCCGGGCAGGACAAGGTGAACCCGGGCTCCCTGATCCTCTCGGGGGTGCTCATGCTGGAGCACCTGGGGTGGCAGGAGGCGGCGGACCTGGTGGTCAAGGGCATGGAGGGAGCCATCCGGGACGGCATCGTCACCTACGACCTGGCGCGGCAGCGGGAAGGGGCCACGGAGGTCTCCTGCTCCAAGTTCGCCCAGGCCATCTGCGAGCGGATGTAG